The uncultured Methanomethylovorans sp. genome contains a region encoding:
- a CDS encoding DUF790 family protein has protein sequence MLTSDLLVTKSYKGKIEPIYAKLNQENLEISGSLINLFQEHIGKTYGELYEEIEGLEEIDYRLIRGLTQLLERKCVIGMDSVIEPATARKVVYEECKGAVSDIKERKEVIDRVARKLSVEPVVLEKALWADMEENLIIKEFQTTNPENLLRQYNLSLTQTLLFKATGMEIQIEDNYQEVFWKVKKLGLMYSIKDDRIYLDGSVSLFKMTERYGTALAKLLPTIMKCKKWSIKASIMKKTMHGTRIYNFTLDNTTPIFSIEPDSNMEAFDSAIEKEFSLLNFNDWTSKREPTVLKAGQYAFIPDFSLERNGKKIYVEIIGFWTPEYLKNKIQKINLLKEKEDMLLLVDKKLACSGSEFNTDNIIFYDKKVPYLEILKILRKYEEKQVTEDVERLKNIEITLKGSVINLDEIARMHNVSLDALKTVLKQNNNDYLLVGNQLIDNKTLKVIQSELDGVKKYNAALVVIGNHGIRSQQIFNMLGYKVKWNGLDPENVEIVKI, from the coding sequence ATGCTTACCAGTGACCTGCTCGTTACAAAGAGTTACAAAGGGAAAATTGAGCCCATTTATGCAAAGCTTAACCAAGAGAATCTTGAGATTTCGGGCTCTCTTATCAACCTGTTCCAAGAGCATATAGGGAAAACATATGGGGAGCTCTATGAAGAAATTGAAGGCCTTGAAGAGATTGACTACCGTTTAATCAGGGGACTGACTCAGTTACTTGAGAGAAAATGCGTCATCGGAATGGATTCGGTCATAGAGCCAGCCACTGCTAGAAAAGTAGTATATGAGGAATGTAAGGGTGCTGTTTCCGACATTAAAGAAAGAAAAGAGGTCATAGACAGGGTTGCCAGAAAGTTATCTGTAGAACCTGTTGTACTGGAAAAGGCTCTATGGGCAGATATGGAAGAGAACCTGATAATTAAGGAATTCCAGACAACAAATCCTGAAAATCTGCTCAGGCAATATAATCTATCACTGACACAGACCCTCCTATTTAAAGCAACGGGCATGGAAATTCAAATTGAAGATAATTACCAAGAAGTCTTCTGGAAGGTTAAGAAGCTTGGATTGATGTATTCCATTAAGGATGATAGGATATACCTGGATGGTTCTGTGTCCTTGTTCAAGATGACCGAAAGATATGGCACTGCTCTGGCAAAACTGCTGCCAACTATCATGAAATGTAAGAAATGGAGTATAAAAGCAAGCATCATGAAAAAAACAATGCATGGGACAAGGATTTATAATTTCACTCTGGACAATACCACGCCGATTTTTAGTATTGAACCTGATTCCAATATGGAGGCCTTTGACAGTGCCATTGAAAAGGAGTTCTCTCTGCTTAATTTCAACGATTGGACCTCCAAGAGAGAACCAACAGTACTGAAAGCAGGTCAATATGCCTTTATTCCTGATTTTTCCTTAGAACGAAACGGTAAGAAGATATATGTTGAAATAATCGGCTTCTGGACGCCTGAATATCTCAAGAATAAAATCCAGAAGATTAACCTGCTGAAAGAAAAAGAAGATATGCTACTTCTTGTGGACAAAAAGCTTGCTTGCTCTGGTTCGGAATTCAATACTGATAACATTATTTTCTATGACAAGAAAGTACCGTATCTGGAGATACTTAAAATTCTGAGAAAATACGAAGAGAAACAGGTTACAGAGGACGTTGAGAGGCTTAAAAACATTGAAATCACCTTAAAGGGTAGTGTTATCAATCTTGATGAAATAGCCAGAATGCACAATGTAAGTCTCGATGCTTTGAAGACTGTTTTAAAACAGAATAACAATGATTATCTGCTGGTCGGGAACCAACTTATTGATAATAAAACTCTTAAAGTGATTCAGAGCGAACTGGATGGAGTGAAGAAGTACAATGCAGCTCTTGTTGTTATTGGAAACCATGGCATTAGAAGTCAGCAGATATTTAATATGCTCGGATATAAGGTAAAATGGAATGGACTTGACCCTGAGAATGTAGAAATAGTGAAAATATAA
- a CDS encoding pyridoxamine 5'-phosphate oxidase family protein has product MFREMRRGKQLLSMEGIVGVMKRYTNGVLACLDDDGYPYAVPLSYIYFNGIIYFHSAKVGHKIDAITEKQKVNPFH; this is encoded by the coding sequence ATGTTTAGAGAAATGAGAAGAGGTAAGCAATTATTATCCATGGAAGGCATCGTTGGAGTCATGAAAAGATACACAAACGGTGTTCTGGCGTGCTTAGATGATGATGGTTATCCTTACGCAGTTCCACTTAGTTATATCTATTTCAATGGCATAATCTATTTTCATTCAGCAAAAGTTGGACACAAAATCGATGCTATTACGGAGAAACAAAAGGTGAACCCATTTCATTAA
- a CDS encoding formylglycine-generating enzyme family protein, producing MRPKEIDCVCPFLRAKTLTKGEFSELANTGHTVDKGINFQGVSKDQLTSFLKQTCASRFHNVDEYSIDGNNVFYFSSESVGEKAYYLLTVLIKEQNGLTQIVLRAVSDKTHGIDGFLNEIVSELKHFVNTLGSSREIGIIKHEQVINIIDSVVQRTIFSMKDGSASANVKDSVVQRNKIEASPSSVNNTDSVVQHISIKANDKKKNEEKPASTQVKRTNVPTKETTNSRKFMFIPVMFIVILAGYWMFSPLLGANSTGQNIIVSQNTKVVDSPLDATETNNVSIDNTASTNMQFNPPLDATETDNVSIDNNTASTNTQLNLETYTNSIGMEFVLIPSGEFEMGYGSSVHEVTIGQAYYLGKYEVTQAQWVAIMGDNPSKFEGDSNPVEEVSWDDVQEFVKKLNAKEGTDKYRLPSEAEWEYACKAGTTTKYSFGDNKSKLGEYAWYSGNSGATRNSGTTYPVGQKKPNPWGLYDMHGNVFEWCQDTCHYSYNGAPTDGSAWEDGSSSDRVLRGGSWFYDSWYCLSVGCYRGDKNSGDFDLGFRLLMEV from the coding sequence ATGCGCCCGAAAGAAATTGATTGTGTATGTCCGTTCTTACGTGCTAAAACACTTACAAAAGGAGAATTCTCAGAACTTGCAAACACTGGACACACTGTTGATAAAGGAATCAATTTCCAGGGAGTAAGCAAAGATCAATTGACTTCATTCCTTAAGCAAACCTGTGCTAGTCGATTTCATAATGTAGATGAGTATTCAATTGATGGTAATAATGTGTTTTATTTTTCAAGTGAATCAGTCGGTGAAAAGGCATATTATCTCCTCACAGTCCTCATAAAAGAGCAAAACGGTCTGACACAGATCGTCCTTAGAGCGGTTTCTGATAAAACGCATGGTATTGATGGTTTCCTTAATGAAATCGTCTCTGAACTCAAGCACTTTGTTAATACGCTAGGCTCGTCAAGAGAAATTGGCATCATCAAGCATGAGCAGGTAATCAACATCATTGATTCTGTTGTTCAAAGAACCATTTTTTCCATGAAAGATGGTTCTGCTTCGGCGAACGTCAAAGATAGTGTTGTGCAACGAAACAAAATAGAGGCATCTCCATCCTCAGTGAATAACACGGACAGTGTGGTTCAGCATATTTCTATTAAGGCAAATGATAAGAAGAAAAATGAAGAAAAGCCTGCTTCAACTCAAGTGAAGAGGACAAATGTACCCACAAAAGAGACAACGAACAGTCGTAAATTTATGTTCATTCCTGTAATGTTTATTGTCATACTTGCAGGCTACTGGATGTTCTCACCACTGCTGGGGGCCAATTCAACCGGTCAGAATATCATTGTTTCCCAGAATACTAAGGTTGTCGATTCTCCACTGGATGCCACTGAAACCAATAATGTATCTATTGATAACACTGCTTCTACCAATATGCAGTTCAATCCTCCACTGGATGCCACTGAAACAGATAATGTATCTATTGATAACAATACTGCTTCTACCAATACGCAGCTCAATCTAGAAACTTACACCAACTCTATTGGTATGGAGTTCGTGCTCATCCCTTCAGGGGAGTTTGAGATGGGTTATGGATCGTCTGTTCACGAGGTGACCATCGGGCAGGCGTATTACCTTGGCAAGTATGAAGTTACCCAAGCGCAGTGGGTTGCAATAATGGGCGATAATCCATCGAAATTCGAAGGTGATAGTAATCCTGTAGAAGAGGTTTCCTGGGATGATGTTCAGGAGTTCGTAAAGAAACTGAACGCAAAGGAAGGTACTGATAAGTATCGCTTACCGTCAGAAGCCGAGTGGGAGTATGCCTGCAAGGCAGGTACGACCACGAAATATTCCTTTGGAGACAATAAATCTAAACTTGGAGAATATGCCTGGTATAGTGGAAATTCAGGAGCTACTCGAAATTCAGGAACAACATATCCGGTGGGCCAGAAGAAGCCTAACCCATGGGGATTGTATGACATGCATGGCAATGTCTTTGAATGGTGTCAGGACACGTGTCATTATTCCTACAATGGTGCACCGACTGATGGAAGTGCTTGGGAAGATGGCAGTAGCTCCGACCGGGTCTTACGTGGCGGCAGCTGGTTCTATGACTCTTGGTACTGTCTGTCAGTGGGTTGCTACCGTGGCGACAAGAACTCCGGCGACTTCGACCTCGGCTTCCGTCTTCTCATGGAAGTGTAG
- a CDS encoding AAA family ATPase, which yields MRITDLNIDGFGKFYSFSIDDLGEGLTILHGKNEAGKSTLLSFIRRMFFDFPNKRSNYNPYPPFNGGLHGGRLSVHTIDGNGYTIERYAGKELKLYLPDGTVKREAELRKILGSADKDVFENVYAFGLDELQDFNKLNGNSVSGKLYSAGTGIGAASIPEISTFFDNKKSALFKPSGKKPLINALFDQIKGLEQQITEIEDGQQAYDLLHSDIRKKEKEIADLKEEKSALLKKLEHIRALLSVWDDWVDLQAHNNKLEQLPVIAIFPENGLNRYSSINDKIQSLKESIEDLKSAIERNSKEQNSIEIDKSLLAQRDTILELGKGIEKYKAEKEELPNLKSSLKVESKRLKTKFDELGQDWNEEKLNNFDRSIPAIDAVRKHHGDLQDTDAEVKELCRGIQFVKESISNKSKNPENISGVLLEQRSLILKMADRVAGYNENVERVGSDRIKLNNKKKELTQVLRDIGSNWDETMLENFDLSGSAKARIKKLASTLEETESNIQSLETQLGWTKSEIDKINYSITGIDYKISAIDAQVPENKNSEMLAFLKNLRTQSSSLKEKELELRSLERDENFASMIRQTPVTVDQRLPMWPAGAFGVVGIAGFATGYVYDNLQGGIIACVGLFIIAVIYAISVRKSSKNAQNPVHNMDSAQSGNAKEQIKEDIRSIREKMLKDATSCGFEGIPEISVLEDRYDELKEYALGLKSVSELTSQRKELEKDMAASSENYAQLETELGEAKSAYQKTKSEWKDWLTSRSLDADVEPENIYDKLGLIREAKDKQTTVAELHSQVVSCEKSIGEFEEDAKKLLEICNYDVSDRSVDLAIIKLRDEVDVEYAKSGKVEQLKKDREDLEEQLEALETDLKEKEAERDNVLGKWHEWLAKYNLSSEMTTESIIDIFATINSCYELQDKIEGLTGKIGSHSRSIEIYENRIKSVLDACGRKSVGLGFDTELEILHSDLEKAVSKKNQLDNLVLEKDKLLFSLKEAEDKLSGCSSDMSALLKEGNAYNEGDFVKNAKIWDEIVLARKGYEIAESHVRKLSGNNDDHLNIIGELKSSKPDMLKTQETEIAERISEIDSALESLNNEKGSAINQIKQLEGDSEGSKLRLELETLKEEINEKSREWATYSIAQHILSKAMDKYEKERQPAVITEAQKFFSNITGGKYERIYSPLGSSDIFVEDKSGKRKNIIELSRGTAEQLYLSLRFGFIKELGKHSEPLPIIFDDILVNFDPVRSRNAISSIHELSLSNQVLYFTCHPETVEMFKDVVPDVGVIDLLG from the coding sequence ATGAGAATAACTGATTTGAACATCGACGGTTTCGGTAAGTTCTACTCTTTTTCCATCGATGACTTAGGTGAAGGGCTGACCATACTGCATGGTAAGAACGAGGCAGGAAAGTCCACTCTGCTCTCATTCATCAGGAGAATGTTCTTCGATTTTCCGAACAAAAGAAGTAACTATAATCCCTATCCGCCTTTTAACGGTGGTCTTCACGGTGGCAGGCTGTCAGTCCATACAATTGACGGGAACGGTTATACGATTGAAAGATATGCAGGCAAGGAGTTGAAACTGTATCTTCCGGATGGTACCGTTAAAAGGGAAGCGGAACTCAGGAAAATACTTGGCAGTGCAGACAAGGATGTCTTTGAGAACGTCTATGCCTTTGGCCTGGACGAGCTGCAGGACTTCAATAAACTGAACGGCAACTCCGTCAGTGGGAAACTATACAGTGCAGGAACAGGCATCGGTGCTGCTTCTATTCCGGAAATAAGCACTTTCTTTGACAATAAAAAATCAGCCTTATTCAAACCATCAGGAAAAAAGCCGCTAATTAATGCTCTTTTCGATCAGATAAAGGGACTAGAGCAACAGATAACGGAAATTGAAGACGGACAGCAGGCATATGATCTGCTCCATAGCGATATCAGAAAAAAGGAAAAAGAGATAGCTGACCTTAAGGAAGAAAAATCTGCCCTCCTGAAAAAATTGGAACATATTAGAGCCCTCTTGTCTGTATGGGACGACTGGGTGGACCTTCAGGCTCATAACAACAAACTCGAACAGCTTCCTGTGATTGCCATCTTCCCTGAAAACGGGCTTAACAGATACAGCAGCATTAATGATAAGATCCAGAGTCTCAAAGAGAGCATTGAGGATCTGAAAAGTGCTATTGAAAGGAACAGTAAGGAACAGAACAGTATTGAGATAGATAAATCTCTGCTGGCCCAGAGGGACACCATACTTGAACTTGGTAAAGGAATAGAGAAGTACAAGGCAGAAAAAGAAGAGCTTCCAAATCTGAAATCTTCATTAAAAGTGGAAAGTAAAAGACTTAAAACAAAATTTGATGAACTCGGGCAGGACTGGAACGAAGAGAAGCTGAATAATTTCGACAGGTCGATACCTGCAATTGATGCTGTACGCAAGCATCATGGCGATTTACAGGACACTGATGCTGAGGTCAAAGAGTTGTGTAGGGGAATCCAGTTTGTCAAAGAGTCAATTTCAAATAAAAGTAAGAACCCGGAAAACATTTCTGGGGTGCTACTGGAACAAAGGTCTTTAATCCTGAAAATGGCAGACAGGGTTGCAGGGTATAATGAAAATGTTGAGAGAGTAGGTTCTGACAGGATAAAACTGAATAATAAGAAGAAAGAGCTTACTCAAGTATTGCGGGACATCGGGAGCAATTGGGATGAAACCATGCTGGAGAACTTTGATCTGTCTGGCAGTGCAAAAGCCCGCATAAAAAAATTAGCGTCTACCTTAGAGGAAACGGAATCAAACATCCAGAGCCTTGAAACACAGCTTGGGTGGACGAAGAGTGAAATCGACAAGATAAATTACAGTATCACTGGAATCGATTATAAAATAAGTGCTATAGATGCACAGGTCCCCGAAAACAAAAACAGTGAGATGCTTGCTTTTCTGAAGAACCTTAGGACACAATCCTCCTCTCTTAAGGAAAAAGAGCTGGAGCTTAGGTCTTTGGAGAGGGATGAAAATTTTGCTTCCATGATAAGGCAAACACCTGTTACAGTTGACCAGCGGCTGCCCATGTGGCCTGCAGGTGCTTTTGGGGTTGTAGGTATTGCAGGCTTTGCAACCGGCTATGTCTACGATAACTTACAGGGAGGTATTATCGCATGTGTAGGACTGTTCATAATTGCAGTTATCTATGCAATATCTGTGAGGAAATCCAGTAAGAATGCTCAGAATCCTGTGCATAACATGGATTCAGCTCAGTCCGGCAATGCAAAAGAACAGATAAAGGAAGATATTCGGTCCATCAGGGAAAAGATGCTGAAAGATGCTACTTCCTGTGGTTTTGAAGGTATACCTGAGATCTCTGTGCTCGAAGACAGATATGACGAGCTTAAGGAATATGCACTTGGCCTTAAGTCAGTTTCAGAGCTCACCTCGCAGAGGAAGGAACTTGAAAAGGACATGGCGGCATCAAGTGAAAACTATGCCCAGCTTGAAACAGAGCTGGGTGAGGCGAAATCTGCTTATCAAAAAACAAAAAGTGAATGGAAGGACTGGCTTACTTCACGCAGCCTGGATGCCGATGTTGAGCCTGAGAACATTTACGATAAGCTTGGCCTTATAAGAGAAGCGAAGGACAAGCAGACTACTGTAGCAGAGCTTCATTCTCAGGTAGTTTCATGTGAAAAATCCATAGGCGAGTTTGAAGAGGATGCTAAGAAACTCCTTGAAATTTGCAACTATGATGTGTCAGATCGTTCTGTTGACCTGGCCATTATAAAGTTGCGAGATGAGGTTGATGTGGAATATGCCAAATCAGGAAAGGTTGAACAATTAAAAAAGGATCGTGAAGACCTTGAAGAGCAGTTAGAGGCACTTGAAACTGACCTCAAGGAGAAGGAAGCGGAGAGAGATAATGTTTTAGGAAAGTGGCATGAATGGCTTGCAAAGTACAATCTTTCTTCTGAGATGACAACTGAAAGTATAATTGACATATTTGCAACTATCAATAGTTGTTATGAACTCCAGGATAAAATAGAGGGCCTGACAGGAAAGATCGGCTCACACAGCCGTTCGATTGAGATATATGAGAACAGAATAAAGTCTGTCCTTGATGCTTGTGGAAGAAAGAGCGTCGGACTTGGTTTTGACACGGAACTCGAGATTCTCCATAGTGATCTGGAAAAAGCAGTCAGTAAAAAGAACCAACTCGACAACCTGGTTTTGGAGAAAGATAAACTTCTTTTCAGCCTTAAGGAAGCTGAAGATAAACTTTCTGGCTGTTCCAGCGACATGTCTGCTCTTCTTAAAGAAGGAAATGCGTATAACGAAGGAGATTTTGTTAAAAACGCAAAGATATGGGACGAGATTGTCCTGGCAAGAAAAGGATACGAGATAGCAGAGTCACATGTAAGGAAGCTTTCCGGAAACAACGACGATCATCTGAATATAATTGGCGAACTGAAAAGTTCGAAACCTGACATGCTGAAGACGCAGGAAACTGAAATTGCCGAAAGAATAAGTGAGATAGACAGTGCCCTTGAGTCCCTGAACAATGAAAAGGGAAGTGCCATAAACCAGATAAAGCAGCTTGAAGGGGACAGTGAAGGCTCAAAGCTGCGATTGGAACTTGAAACGCTCAAAGAAGAGATCAATGAGAAGTCAAGAGAGTGGGCAACATACTCAATTGCACAGCATATTCTATCAAAGGCGATGGACAAGTACGAGAAAGAAAGGCAGCCAGCTGTCATCACTGAGGCACAGAAGTTCTTCTCCAATATCACTGGTGGAAAGTATGAAAGGATATACTCTCCACTGGGTTCTTCGGACATCTTTGTTGAAGATAAAAGTGGAAAGCGTAAAAATATCATCGAGCTAAGTCGGGGAACTGCAGAACAGCTCTATCTATCATTAAGGTTTGGTTTCATTAAAGAGCTTGGTAAGCACTCTGAACCACTGCCCATTATATTTGATGATATCCTTGTCAACTTTGATCCTGTAAGGAGCAGAAATGCTATCAGTTCTATCCATGAACTTAGTCTATCAAATCAGGTGCTCTATTTCACCTGTCATCCAGAGACTGTAGAAATGTTCAAGGATGTTGTGCCGGATGTGGGCGTTATTGATCTCTTGGGGTGA
- a CDS encoding DNA repair exonuclease, whose translation MATENESKNDINFIFVHAADLHLDSPFHGLSGINPQLSDIMTKATFAAYNNIIDLCIEKSADFLLIAGDIYDSADKSLYAQLKFLEGLKRLYDAGIATYITHGNHDPLNGWSANLEWPENVKVFDGDNVETVSVSKNGRMIANISGMSYRTKHIQENLVKRFQQKDSGSPYAIGMLHCTVGSAEGHYPYAPCTVKDLKETNYDYWALGHIHQPQVIETEPFIVYSGNPQGRDPGELGERGCMVVEVDNKGNTTVDFIPVDSVRWCVDELSINGLEAEAELIKIIEERMEKLSEISGGRYVICRFVLRGRSSLKRILIKDGFLKDLVQHLRDNCDMSPGSVWLERLEDETSYPFEREGLLDRRDFISDLLSITDEICSGEDGLTELDDPLHELFGKGKIRHILMSLDNEERAKVIRTAEEMLLDKLIQEADHENN comes from the coding sequence ATGGCTACTGAAAACGAATCAAAAAATGATATTAATTTCATCTTTGTACATGCTGCAGACCTTCACTTGGATAGTCCTTTCCATGGACTTTCAGGGATAAATCCCCAGTTAAGCGATATAATGACAAAGGCAACTTTTGCAGCCTACAATAATATCATTGATCTTTGCATTGAAAAAAGTGCTGACTTCCTTCTCATAGCTGGTGATATCTACGATAGTGCCGACAAAAGTCTTTATGCCCAATTGAAATTCCTCGAAGGTCTCAAAAGGCTCTATGATGCAGGTATTGCAACATACATAACACATGGAAATCATGACCCTCTCAATGGATGGTCAGCAAACCTGGAATGGCCCGAGAATGTAAAAGTGTTTGATGGCGACAATGTAGAAACCGTCTCAGTAAGCAAGAATGGCAGGATGATAGCAAACATCAGCGGGATGAGTTATCGGACAAAACATATTCAGGAAAATCTCGTAAAGCGTTTTCAGCAGAAAGATTCTGGCTCACCATATGCTATAGGCATGCTTCATTGTACAGTTGGCTCAGCCGAAGGGCATTATCCTTATGCGCCTTGCACTGTCAAGGATCTGAAAGAAACAAATTATGATTATTGGGCCCTTGGGCATATACATCAACCTCAGGTGATCGAAACAGAGCCTTTCATCGTCTACTCCGGAAATCCACAGGGTAGAGATCCAGGTGAACTGGGTGAGAGAGGATGCATGGTAGTGGAAGTAGATAATAAAGGTAATACAACTGTAGATTTCATTCCGGTTGATTCTGTTCGCTGGTGTGTTGATGAGTTATCCATTAACGGACTTGAAGCAGAGGCTGAACTCATAAAAATAATTGAAGAAAGGATGGAAAAGCTTTCTGAAATCTCGGGAGGCAGGTATGTTATCTGTAGGTTCGTTCTCCGGGGCCGAAGTTCATTGAAAAGAATCCTGATAAAAGACGGCTTCCTGAAAGATCTTGTGCAGCACCTCAGGGATAACTGTGATATGAGCCCTGGTTCTGTCTGGTTAGAACGGCTGGAGGACGAAACATCTTATCCTTTTGAGCGTGAAGGCCTTTTGGACAGGCGGGACTTCATCTCTGACCTCTTGAGCATAACCGATGAGATATGTTCTGGCGAGGATGGCCTTACAGAACTTGACGATCCGCTGCATGAACTTTTTGGGAAAGGAAAAATAAGACACATTCTAATGTCGCTTGATAATGAAGAGAGAGCCAAGGTCATAAGAACTGCAGAGGAGATGCTGCTGGACAAGCTTATCCAGGAGGCTGACCATGAGAATAACTGA
- a CDS encoding DEAD/DEAH box helicase family protein — protein MELSFNQGTIIIRGDARIPNSTWDERSKSFRAMALYYKDIIDYLKNSGISYTDNVFDLLPCPELQSQMTLRGYQKQSLDAWILNSKRGVIVLPTGSGKTVIGINAISLLNMPTIVIVPTLDLLDQWRSKLKKEFKVDVGVLGGGKQEIKAITIATYDSAYIHAARLGNKFGLIIFDEVHHLPAESYKHIAEMFAAPFRMGLTATYEREDGLHSELNRLVGGKVFEKKVKELAGEHLSSFRLQKIKVALTEEEQIEYEHNQGVFTDYLRKSNITIRTPLDFQKIVMRSGRDPNARQALLARNKARDIALNSISKMEQLREILKNHTDGRLFIFTEHNKLVHKISKEFLIPAITYRTAGKERTEILDRFRSGVYRAVVTSKVLDEGIDVPEADVGVILSGTGSERAFIQRLGRILRKKEGKEAILYEIVSAETSEINTAKRRNKALR, from the coding sequence GTACAATTATCATTCGGGGAGATGCAAGAATCCCCAATTCTACATGGGATGAACGTTCAAAAAGCTTCAGGGCGATGGCTCTGTACTACAAGGATATCATTGATTATCTGAAAAATTCAGGTATCAGTTATACAGATAATGTCTTTGACCTCCTGCCATGTCCTGAACTTCAGAGCCAAATGACATTAAGGGGCTATCAAAAACAGTCTCTTGACGCATGGATTCTGAATAGCAAACGTGGGGTCATCGTATTACCAACAGGTAGTGGTAAAACAGTCATAGGGATTAACGCAATTTCCTTACTGAACATGCCAACAATAGTGATTGTTCCAACTCTTGACCTGCTTGACCAGTGGCGGTCCAAACTGAAGAAAGAGTTCAAAGTAGATGTGGGAGTACTTGGTGGTGGAAAGCAGGAAATAAAAGCCATAACCATAGCGACATATGATTCTGCCTATATCCATGCTGCAAGATTGGGGAATAAATTCGGATTAATAATCTTTGATGAAGTGCACCATCTTCCTGCCGAGAGCTACAAGCATATAGCCGAGATGTTTGCTGCACCTTTCAGGATGGGTTTAACGGCTACATATGAGAGAGAAGATGGACTTCACAGCGAACTTAACAGGCTAGTTGGTGGAAAGGTATTCGAGAAAAAGGTTAAAGAGCTTGCAGGAGAGCACTTATCTTCGTTCAGACTTCAAAAGATTAAGGTTGCACTGACTGAGGAAGAACAAATAGAATATGAGCACAATCAGGGAGTTTTTACGGATTACCTCAGAAAAAGTAACATAACAATCAGGACTCCATTGGATTTCCAGAAGATTGTAATGAGAAGTGGAAGAGACCCAAATGCAAGGCAGGCACTTCTTGCAAGGAATAAAGCAAGGGATATCGCCCTGAACAGCATCTCCAAGATGGAACAATTAAGAGAAATCCTGAAAAACCATACTGATGGCAGGTTATTCATTTTCACTGAACACAACAAGCTTGTTCATAAAATATCAAAGGAATTCCTTATACCAGCAATCACCTACAGAACCGCAGGTAAGGAAAGGACTGAAATCCTTGATAGGTTCAGGTCGGGAGTATATAGGGCAGTTGTTACCTCGAAGGTTCTGGATGAAGGCATAGATGTTCCTGAGGCAGATGTTGGAGTAATCCTTAGTGGAACTGGTAGTGAAAGAGCTTTTATTCAGCGTTTGGGAAGGATACTTAGAAAGAAGGAAGGTAAGGAAGCTATCCTGTATGAAATCGTATCCGCAGAGACAAGCGAAATCAACACAGCAAAACGAAGAAATAAAGCTCTGAGGTAG
- a CDS encoding transposase: MIKLTIVKCFRDLSFNKKISSLSDEEALLLHFVDGNGDISLPTGSTLHYFVKYRLGTEGLQHIMGMIAERIIRLTKARDLKTDSTPLEASRYDKHSDYNPHYGCKMDKAHITLIGFFPLYMIYTNGLANDSPELDKHIDFLKKYNMNIDSYALDSGYDSFENHADIWYHLKVKPTIPPKCNAVINMEGTIERINHWINKLWKKGGSIHMPIAKKLELLYENGRRKHVGMYLKNQALVDEKFEEKIKTRQPIERSNRHIKGRVTFDVRKIQTNSRELYSIVRFVAYQFMILTNLQNKIENINLDRYF, from the coding sequence ATGATAAAACTCACTATTGTCAAATGTTTCAGAGATCTTTCGTTTAACAAAAAAATCTCATCTCTTTCAGATGAAGAAGCTTTGCTTCTTCATTTTGTTGATGGGAATGGTGATATTTCTTTGCCCACAGGATCAACACTTCATTATTTTGTAAAATACAGGTTAGGGACAGAAGGACTTCAACATATTATGGGAATGATAGCTGAGAGAATCATCAGACTCACTAAAGCCAGAGATCTAAAAACAGATTCTACACCTCTTGAAGCTTCCAGATATGACAAACATAGTGATTATAATCCTCACTATGGATGTAAAATGGATAAAGCTCACATCACATTGATAGGGTTTTTTCCATTATACATGATATATACAAATGGATTGGCCAATGATTCTCCAGAACTGGATAAGCATATTGATTTCTTAAAGAAATACAATATGAACATTGATTCTTATGCCTTGGATTCTGGATATGATTCATTTGAAAATCATGCTGATATATGGTATCACTTGAAGGTGAAACCAACTATCCCGCCCAAATGTAATGCAGTAATTAACATGGAAGGAACAATTGAAAGAATTAATCACTGGATCAACAAGCTGTGGAAAAAAGGCGGTTCAATACACATGCCAATAGCAAAGAAGCTGGAATTACTATACGAGAACGGAAGGAGGAAACATGTGGGAATGTATCTTAAAAATCAGGCATTAGTAGATGAAAAGTTTGAGGAGAAGATTAAGACGAGACAACCTATTGAAAGATCAAATAGACACATCAAAGGTAGGGTAACCTTTGATGTGAGAAAAATACAGACGAATAGCAGGGAACTCTATTCAATAGTAAGATTTGTGGCATACCAGTTTATGATACTGACAAATTTACAAAATAAGATTGAGAATATTAACTTAGACAGATATTTCTAA